A part of Flavobacteriaceae bacterium GSB9 genomic DNA contains:
- a CDS encoding CDP-alcohol phosphatidyltransferase family protein — MLTFKNFNIADWFSFYRIIAAPILFVFILLDWRLVFACLLAISYATDAIDGFLARKLNITSARGSQLDSFGDQMTLIIGLAGLLYFETDFIKTNSTLIIIAFIPYIVQMLIAYIKYGKATAFHTYLAKTSAVIQSIFILWSLFFSPEYILFYIMIVIGILETIEEITLIFMHQKWVSDVKGIYWALKDKRYKKQQ; from the coding sequence ATGCTTACTTTTAAAAACTTCAATATTGCCGATTGGTTTTCGTTTTACAGGATAATTGCTGCACCAATTTTGTTTGTTTTTATTCTCTTAGATTGGCGTTTGGTTTTTGCCTGTTTGCTAGCCATTAGTTATGCTACCGATGCCATTGATGGCTTTTTGGCCAGAAAATTAAATATTACCAGCGCTCGGGGTTCGCAACTTGATTCCTTTGGAGACCAAATGACCTTAATAATTGGTTTGGCAGGACTTCTATACTTTGAAACCGATTTTATTAAAACCAATTCGACCTTAATCATCATTGCCTTCATCCCATATATCGTGCAAATGCTAATAGCTTACATTAAATATGGAAAAGCAACAGCATTCCACACTTATCTTGCCAAAACATCTGCAGTCATTCAGAGCATATTTATTTTATGGTCGCTGTTCTTTTCTCCTGAATACATACTTTTTTACATTATGATAGTCATTGGTATATTAGAAACCATCGAAGAAATCACTTTAATTTTTATGCACCAAAAATGGGTTTCTGATGTAAAAGGTATTTATTGGGCGTTAAAAGATAAACGGTACAAAAAACAACAGTAA
- a CDS encoding pyridoxamine 5'-phosphate oxidase family protein — protein MIKSISKTECIKILANNYIGHLAYVYGNSPFVVPITYYYDKKSNAIIGYTGEGHKTKAFESNKSVALEVANILSIDHWETVLVHGTYEELKGPDAKYELHQFALAVKDLISEQEQKDYHFIPQFSDKTHPESQPIVYRINIEEITGKSRG, from the coding sequence ATGATAAAAAGCATAAGTAAAACGGAATGTATAAAAATACTAGCCAACAACTACATTGGGCATTTGGCCTATGTGTATGGAAACTCACCTTTTGTGGTTCCAATAACCTATTACTACGATAAAAAAAGCAACGCTATTATTGGTTACACGGGCGAAGGTCATAAAACAAAAGCTTTTGAATCAAACAAATCAGTTGCCTTAGAAGTGGCAAATATTTTATCCATTGACCATTGGGAAACCGTTTTGGTTCACGGTACTTACGAAGAACTTAAAGGTCCAGATGCCAAGTATGAACTGCATCAATTTGCACTTGCTGTAAAAGACTTGATTTCAGAACAAGAGCAGAAAGACTATCATTTTATCCCTCAATTTTCAGATAAAACACACCCAGAATCGCAACCTATTGTTTACAGGATTAACATCGAGGAAATTACTGGTAAATCTAGGGGCTAA
- a CDS encoding chaperone modulator CbpM — protein sequence METRDLIPIKLICKHYNIPASFLNTLQEFELIELTVESEECYIHKTQLTEVEKMARLHYDLDINLEGIDAIYNLLGQVEELKQEIRNLHNRLRLYEDL from the coding sequence ATGGAAACAAGAGATTTAATACCCATAAAATTAATTTGCAAGCATTACAATATTCCTGCTTCCTTTTTAAATACGTTGCAGGAATTTGAACTGATAGAATTGACCGTTGAAAGCGAAGAGTGTTACATTCATAAAACCCAGTTGACAGAAGTAGAAAAGATGGCGCGTTTGCACTACGACCTCGATATTAATTTAGAAGGGATTGATGCCATCTATAACTTATTAGGCCAAGTAGAAGAACTGAAACAAGAAATTCGAAACTTACACAACAGACTTCGATTGTATGAAGATTTATAA
- a CDS encoding restriction endonuclease translates to MKAAQVDVLKSSGKKVRFSLDKLRASLRHTGANEKTINFILNNVREELYQGISTKEIYNRAFALLKKEGSYLASKYKLKKAIYELGPTGFPFERFISAILKYSGYKTEVGKILQGQCVSHEVDVVAQKNRETTIVECKFHSEAGLNCNVKIPLYINSRYNDIKAHWHSNPKNTSKLTNGWVATNTRFTEDAINYGKCSGLYLLSWDYPKNDGLKDRIDRLGLYPITVSTLLTKREKQFLLSRDIVLCRELIGDAFYLDHLGVSEIRKEKILNEINRLCSN, encoded by the coding sequence ATGAAAGCTGCTCAAGTAGATGTTTTGAAGTCATCAGGGAAAAAAGTAAGATTTTCACTAGACAAGTTAAGAGCTTCATTGAGGCATACAGGAGCCAATGAAAAAACCATAAACTTTATACTTAATAATGTAAGGGAGGAATTGTACCAAGGTATTTCTACTAAAGAAATTTACAATAGAGCATTCGCGTTGTTAAAAAAGGAAGGAAGTTATTTAGCTTCAAAGTATAAGCTTAAAAAAGCCATTTATGAATTGGGGCCAACCGGGTTTCCTTTCGAGCGTTTTATAAGTGCTATACTTAAATATTCTGGTTACAAAACAGAAGTCGGTAAAATTTTGCAAGGACAATGTGTTTCACACGAAGTAGATGTAGTGGCCCAAAAAAATAGAGAAACTACAATCGTAGAATGTAAATTTCATAGTGAAGCAGGCTTGAACTGTAATGTAAAGATTCCGCTGTATATAAATTCGCGTTATAACGACATAAAAGCACATTGGCACTCAAATCCTAAAAATACATCTAAATTAACAAATGGCTGGGTGGCAACAAACACACGTTTTACCGAAGATGCCATTAATTACGGCAAATGTTCGGGGTTGTATTTGCTAAGTTGGGATTACCCTAAAAATGATGGTTTAAAAGACCGTATTGATCGTTTGGGGCTTTACCCAATTACAGTTTCAACCTTATTGACAAAACGAGAAAAGCAGTTTTTGTTAAGTCGCGATATTGTGTTGTGCAGAGAGCTAATTGGTGATGCTTTTTAT
- a CDS encoding HlyD family efflux transporter periplasmic adaptor subunit, whose protein sequence is MKFFRLSILLFLAISCSNNQDKRMPEIRNLTESVYSSVTIQPDSLYQVYAIVSGILDNNLVEEGLMVSKGEPLIQIINNTPELNAKNAKLALDLSKENYSGSSAILSSIKEEIIAAKLKYTNDSINYFRQKRLWEQKIGSKSAYDSQKLNYELALNNLSLLQNKYNRTRHELEIAVNQAENNYKTALIATRDFTIKSKINGKVYALYKEPGEIVTTMEPLATVGSANNFVIEMLVDEVDIVRILKEQKVVIHLDAYPEKVFKGTVSKIFPKKDERNQTFKVEAVFEDAPQVLYPGLSGEANLIIAEKDSVLTIPKIYLIDGDKVQTDNGLTAVTTGLQNMEHIEIRSGITKDTPIYKPNQ, encoded by the coding sequence ATGAAGTTTTTCAGACTTTCAATATTACTTTTTTTAGCCATATCCTGTTCAAACAATCAGGATAAAAGGATGCCAGAAATAAGGAATTTAACAGAATCTGTTTATTCTTCGGTAACCATCCAACCCGATAGCTTATATCAGGTTTATGCTATCGTCTCGGGTATTTTAGATAATAATTTGGTAGAAGAAGGCCTTATGGTTTCAAAAGGTGAACCACTTATTCAAATTATCAATAACACCCCAGAACTCAATGCTAAAAATGCGAAACTAGCTTTAGATCTTTCAAAAGAAAATTACTCTGGCAGTTCAGCCATCTTAAGCAGTATTAAAGAAGAAATCATTGCGGCTAAGCTAAAATACACTAACGACTCCATTAATTATTTTAGACAAAAACGACTTTGGGAACAAAAAATAGGATCGAAATCAGCTTACGACTCCCAAAAACTCAATTACGAATTAGCTTTAAATAATTTGAGCCTTTTACAGAACAAATACAACAGAACAAGGCACGAACTGGAAATAGCCGTAAATCAAGCCGAAAACAACTATAAAACAGCATTAATTGCTACAAGGGATTTTACAATAAAAAGTAAAATCAATGGTAAAGTGTACGCCCTTTACAAAGAACCTGGCGAAATTGTCACCACAATGGAACCTTTAGCCACTGTTGGTAGCGCCAACAATTTTGTAATAGAAATGTTGGTTGATGAAGTTGATATTGTACGGATTTTAAAAGAACAAAAAGTCGTCATTCACTTAGATGCATACCCCGAAAAGGTTTTTAAGGGAACAGTATCAAAAATATTTCCGAAAAAAGATGAGCGCAACCAAACCTTTAAAGTTGAAGCTGTTTTTGAAGATGCTCCCCAAGTTTTATATCCTGGGCTATCTGGTGAAGCCAATTTAATCATAGCCGAAAAAGATAGTGTTTTAACAATACCTAAAATCTATTTGATTGATGGTGACAAAGTACAAACTGATAACGGGCTAACAGCAGTAACTACTGGTTTGCAAAACATGGAACACATCGAAATACGCTCCGGAATAACAAAAGACACCCCTATTTACAAACCAAATCAATGA
- a CDS encoding ABC transporter ATP-binding protein, with product MSIVLEARHINKYFKKPVLFHVLKDVTFKVKKGEFASIMGKSGCGKSTLLYILSTMDTNYEGELFLNNQLVSGQNKDHLSHIRNKHIGFVFQFHYLLSEFSVLENVMLPAKKLAEKTVEEIEHDAYEKLRILDIQHLAKKRASRVSGGEKQRIAIARALINNPSIIMGDEPTGNLDSHNSKNVFNIFKQLCEEQGLSLLIVTHDEDFANKTDRIIDMADGKILV from the coding sequence ATGAGTATTGTTTTAGAAGCCAGACATATCAATAAATACTTTAAGAAACCGGTATTATTCCATGTTTTAAAAGACGTTACTTTTAAAGTTAAAAAAGGGGAATTTGCTTCTATTATGGGTAAGTCTGGCTGTGGAAAATCTACTCTTCTCTATATTCTCTCAACCATGGATACCAATTATGAAGGTGAACTCTTTTTAAACAACCAACTCGTTTCTGGGCAAAATAAAGACCATCTTTCGCATATTAGAAACAAACATATCGGTTTCGTTTTTCAGTTTCATTATTTATTATCTGAATTTTCGGTTTTAGAAAACGTAATGCTACCAGCAAAAAAACTGGCTGAAAAAACAGTTGAAGAAATAGAGCACGATGCCTACGAAAAACTTAGAATACTGGACATTCAACATTTGGCAAAAAAACGAGCCTCAAGAGTTTCTGGCGGTGAAAAACAACGCATTGCCATTGCTCGGGCATTAATCAACAACCCATCAATTATTATGGGCGACGAACCCACTGGAAACCTTGACAGCCACAACTCCAAAAACGTTTTCAATATTTTTAAACAGCTCTGTGAAGAGCAAGGTTTGTCGCTATTGATTGTTACACACGACGAAGATTTCGCCAATAAAACAGACCGCATTATAGATATGGCCGATGGCAAAATTTTAGTTTGA
- a CDS encoding universal stress protein: MLRKILLPTDFSDNAWNAVVYALKFFKDVECQFYFLNSTYIKVSMLSNLSNRLLKSMKDDAMKELMALKTLAETCDANSNHDFQIILSSRSLKESVKNVVTEKDIDLVVMGTQGATGAKEFFFGTNTIQVIKNLKYCPVLIVPEDYDFVEPLQIAFPTDYNRFYRENELDPIRQFADLYDSKIRIVHIYDREELSKIQNYNLTMLQSYLDDYEHSLHWMPKYAQKAVEINDFIEELGVDVLAMVNYRHSFIEKILREPVIKKIGFKTKIPFLVIPE, from the coding sequence ATGTTACGTAAAATATTATTACCAACAGATTTTTCAGATAATGCATGGAATGCAGTCGTCTACGCACTTAAATTTTTTAAGGATGTTGAATGTCAGTTTTATTTTTTGAATTCAACTTACATTAAGGTTTCTATGCTTTCAAACCTTTCAAACAGATTATTGAAAAGCATGAAGGACGACGCCATGAAAGAATTGATGGCTTTAAAAACCTTAGCCGAAACCTGTGATGCCAATTCAAATCACGATTTTCAAATCATACTCAGTAGTCGGTCTTTAAAGGAATCCGTTAAGAATGTCGTCACGGAAAAGGATATAGATTTAGTTGTTATGGGAACTCAAGGAGCCACTGGGGCTAAAGAATTTTTCTTTGGCACTAACACCATTCAAGTGATTAAAAACTTAAAGTACTGTCCTGTTTTGATTGTTCCTGAAGACTACGATTTTGTTGAACCTTTGCAAATAGCCTTTCCAACAGATTATAATAGATTTTATAGAGAAAATGAACTTGACCCCATACGGCAATTTGCTGATTTATATGATTCTAAAATCAGGATTGTACACATTTACGATAGGGAAGAACTCAGCAAGATTCAAAACTATAATTTAACAATGTTGCAAAGCTATTTGGACGATTACGAACACAGCTTGCATTGGATGCCAAAATATGCGCAAAAAGCAGTAGAAATTAATGACTTTATTGAAGAATTGGGGGTTGATGTTTTGGCTATGGTAAATTACAGGCACAGTTTTATTGAAAAGATACTTAGAGAACCAGTAATTAAAAAGATTGGGTTTAAAACTAAAATTCCATTTTTGGTCATTCCCGAATAG
- a CDS encoding J domain-containing protein, with amino-acid sequence MAFIDYYKILGIPKDASENDIKKAYRKLARKYHPDLNPNDAVAEKKFKEINEANEVLGNAENRKKYDQYGEHWEHAEDFEKAKQQQGQQQRSYQSSSGGYSAEDFSDFFENMFGSAAGGTSGRQVKFRGQDFNAELQLDLKDVYTTHKRTLTVNDKNIRITIPAGVENGQVIKIKGHGGKGINGGPNGDLYIQFSILNHSKFKRDKANLYTNVDLDVYKALLGGELLVDTFDGKVKLNIKPETQNGTTVKLKGKGFPVYKKEGQFGDLYITYQLKIPTRLSNKEKELIKELQKQR; translated from the coding sequence ATGGCTTTTATAGACTATTACAAAATATTGGGTATTCCTAAAGATGCTTCGGAAAACGATATAAAAAAGGCATACCGAAAATTGGCCAGAAAGTACCACCCCGACCTCAACCCTAATGATGCAGTTGCCGAAAAAAAATTCAAGGAAATCAATGAAGCTAACGAAGTTTTGGGCAATGCCGAAAACCGTAAAAAATACGACCAGTACGGCGAACACTGGGAACATGCCGAAGATTTTGAAAAAGCCAAACAACAGCAAGGACAACAACAAAGAAGTTACCAAAGTTCTTCTGGTGGCTATTCGGCCGAAGATTTCTCCGATTTTTTCGAAAATATGTTTGGTAGTGCAGCGGGCGGTACTAGTGGCAGGCAGGTAAAATTTAGAGGACAGGATTTTAACGCCGAACTCCAACTAGACCTTAAGGATGTGTATACCACTCACAAACGCACTTTAACAGTTAACGACAAAAACATTAGGATAACTATTCCTGCCGGTGTTGAAAACGGACAAGTCATTAAAATAAAGGGACACGGCGGAAAAGGCATCAACGGTGGTCCCAATGGCGATCTGTACATTCAGTTTTCAATACTAAACCACTCAAAATTCAAAAGAGATAAAGCCAACCTTTACACCAACGTCGATTTAGATGTTTACAAAGCCCTCCTAGGTGGCGAATTATTGGTCGATACTTTTGATGGAAAAGTAAAACTAAACATAAAACCAGAAACCCAAAATGGCACTACGGTAAAACTAAAAGGCAAAGGCTTTCCCGTTTATAAAAAAGAAGGACAATTTGGAGATTTGTACATCACCTATCAGCTAAAAATACCCACAAGACTTTCTAACAAAGAAAAAGAATTAATCAAGGAGCTACAAAAACAACGTTAA
- a CDS encoding universal stress protein, with the protein MKRKILLPTDFSKNAWHAINYAVELFKKEHCVFYIVNVFSGFGDVISNLINMEPGSEVYETAKLESENGLAKTLDMLAFKDHNNQKHHFETISIYNNVLEAIKNVVEEKDIEMIVMGTKGKSTSQSGMFGSVAIEVMEKVRNCPAIVVPEEAKHNLPKEIVFPTSFKTHFKRRELSYLVDLALNCNAVIRFLHVSKEEWLSEKQENNKTLLKEYFNRVPHSFHTLSNTEIPVAIKCFVESRDSDMVAFVNRKHSFFESILTHPLVKDIGSNSKVPILVMHDLRN; encoded by the coding sequence ATGAAACGTAAAATATTGTTACCCACAGATTTTTCCAAAAACGCATGGCACGCTATAAATTATGCTGTGGAGCTCTTTAAAAAAGAACACTGTGTTTTTTATATCGTAAATGTATTTTCTGGTTTTGGCGATGTTATTAGTAATTTAATTAACATGGAACCAGGCAGTGAAGTGTATGAAACAGCTAAGCTGGAGTCCGAAAATGGTTTGGCCAAAACTCTAGACATGCTGGCTTTTAAAGATCACAACAACCAAAAACACCATTTTGAAACCATTTCGATTTACAACAATGTGTTAGAAGCCATTAAAAATGTGGTAGAAGAGAAGGATATAGAAATGATTGTTATGGGAACAAAAGGTAAAAGCACATCACAATCTGGAATGTTTGGTAGTGTAGCTATTGAGGTTATGGAGAAAGTTAGAAACTGCCCAGCTATAGTCGTTCCGGAGGAGGCCAAGCATAATTTGCCTAAAGAAATAGTTTTTCCAACCAGTTTCAAAACCCATTTTAAAAGAAGGGAACTCAGCTATTTGGTCGATTTAGCATTAAACTGTAATGCGGTAATTAGATTTTTGCATGTTTCAAAAGAAGAGTGGTTGAGCGAAAAACAAGAAAATAATAAAACCCTTTTAAAGGAGTATTTTAACCGGGTGCCCCATTCATTTCATACACTGAGTAATACAGAAATACCTGTTGCCATAAAATGTTTTGTAGAAAGCCGAGATAGCGATATGGTCGCCTTTGTTAATAGGAAGCATAGCTTTTTTGAAAGTATTTTGACGCATCCGTTGGTTAAGGATATTGGAAGCAATTCCAAAGTTCCTATTTTGGTTATGCACGATTTAAGAAATTAA
- the deoD gene encoding purine-nucleoside phosphorylase, with protein MSIHIEAQKEDIAESILLPGDPLRAKWIAETYLQNYKCYNKVRGMLGFTGFYNGKRVSVQGTGMGVPSALIYCHELIKDYGVKNLIRVGSAGSYQKNIKLRDIVIAMAASSTSGINNSRFINADYSPTANFDLFLKAALYAKEHNIPIKAGNVLTADEFYEDDKEAYKKWAEFGVLCVEMETAGLYTIAAKFNVKALSILTVSDSLFTNKSTTANERERSFKTMIEIALNSV; from the coding sequence ATGAGCATACACATAGAAGCCCAAAAAGAAGATATTGCTGAGTCGATTTTATTGCCTGGTGACCCTTTGCGTGCCAAATGGATTGCCGAAACCTATTTACAAAATTATAAATGTTATAACAAAGTGCGCGGCATGTTGGGATTTACGGGATTTTATAACGGCAAAAGGGTTTCTGTGCAGGGTACAGGTATGGGCGTACCATCGGCACTAATTTATTGTCATGAGCTTATTAAAGATTATGGCGTTAAAAACCTTATTCGGGTTGGATCCGCAGGATCTTATCAAAAAAACATTAAATTACGTGATATTGTAATTGCCATGGCGGCTTCATCAACCTCGGGCATTAACAACTCACGGTTTATAAATGCCGATTATTCCCCAACGGCAAATTTCGATTTATTTTTAAAAGCAGCGCTTTACGCCAAAGAACACAACATTCCAATTAAAGCCGGTAATGTGTTAACAGCTGATGAATTTTACGAAGACGACAAAGAAGCCTATAAAAAATGGGCTGAATTCGGTGTACTTTGTGTTGAAATGGAAACTGCCGGGCTCTACACTATTGCTGCAAAATTCAACGTAAAGGCCTTATCTATTTTAACCGTTTCAGATTCTTTGTTTACCAATAAAAGCACCACTGCCAATGAAAGGGAAAGATCCTTTAAGACTATGATAGAAATCGCTCTAAACTCAGTTTAG
- a CDS encoding universal stress protein, with protein MKNILLPTDFSDNSWNAIEYALKLFKDEPCKFYLLHTYTPAVYHVEYVLVSPAQFGLGDAIRENVLNQLKTLEEKIKTTFKNPQHIFERIAAFNTLILEIKDIVQEKAIDYVVMGTKGASGVKEVLMGSNTVHVIKNVKCPIIAIPDAFDFERPSEILFPTDYEIVYKDHHLKPLVDIVSMYNSRVNILNASYGYDLSDIQKENKDILENYFSKSAHLYHSVSNQDVTEAITNFQLKTKVNLLVMINNKHSFFENLFFKSTINHIGFHLNIPFLVIPAKNT; from the coding sequence ATGAAAAACATATTACTTCCCACAGATTTTTCAGATAATTCATGGAATGCCATAGAATACGCTTTAAAGCTTTTTAAGGATGAACCATGCAAATTCTATTTACTACATACGTACACACCGGCGGTTTACCATGTGGAGTATGTGTTGGTTAGCCCTGCTCAATTTGGTTTGGGCGATGCCATTAGGGAAAACGTACTTAATCAGTTAAAAACCCTTGAGGAAAAAATAAAAACAACTTTTAAAAATCCTCAACACATTTTTGAACGTATTGCCGCATTCAACACCTTAATACTAGAGATAAAAGATATTGTTCAAGAAAAAGCTATAGATTATGTGGTAATGGGCACCAAGGGGGCATCGGGCGTTAAGGAAGTTTTGATGGGGTCTAATACTGTGCATGTTATTAAAAATGTTAAGTGTCCCATTATCGCCATACCAGATGCTTTTGATTTTGAGAGGCCTAGCGAAATTTTGTTTCCAACAGATTATGAGATTGTTTATAAAGACCATCATTTAAAGCCATTGGTAGATATTGTTTCAATGTATAATTCTAGGGTTAACATCTTAAATGCTTCTTACGGTTATGATTTGTCTGATATTCAAAAAGAAAACAAAGACATTCTGGAGAACTACTTTTCTAAAAGTGCACATTTATATCACAGTGTAAGCAACCAAGATGTTACCGAGGCCATAACCAATTTTCAGTTGAAAACTAAAGTAAATTTGTTGGTTATGATTAACAATAAGCACTCCTTTTTCGAGAATTTGTTTTTCAAGTCGACCATTAACCATATTGGGTTTCATTTAAATATTCCCTTTTTGGTAATCCCAGCAAAAAACACTTAA
- a CDS encoding FtsX-like permease family protein, which produces MINWTVILSIAKTHLLTKIKQTATAALGVTFGIGAYITLVCFMTGLNAMLDNLILNQTPHIHIYNEIEPSEKQPISLYKHTSGSFNVVHSVKPKLTQKKIHNALPIIQYLKKDPKVRGALPQIKTQIFYMAGSIELGGNLTGINPIDEARLFNMGDYIIQGSAEALETTENGILLGIGIAKKMSLKVGDRVQVSPINGGVFPLKIVGFYQSGIADLDAIQSFTDIKTVQRILGKANNYVTDINVKLFDIEQAVPLSKTIEQQFNLTAIDIKTANAQFETGTTIRNLITYAVSITLLIVAGFGIYNILNMLIYEKMNDIAILKATGFSGKDVQYIFMSQAMIIGFVGGVLGLIIGFILVNIIDHIPFKTEALPTVETYPINLNPVFFIIGFAFAMLSTFLAGYLPAKKAKRIDPVKIIRGQ; this is translated from the coding sequence ATGATAAATTGGACTGTAATATTAAGCATCGCCAAAACCCATTTGCTGACCAAAATAAAGCAAACGGCCACAGCTGCCCTAGGCGTCACTTTTGGTATTGGGGCTTATATTACTTTAGTTTGTTTTATGACGGGCTTAAACGCTATGCTCGACAATTTAATACTTAACCAAACACCTCATATTCACATTTACAACGAGATTGAACCCTCTGAAAAACAACCTATTTCCCTTTACAAACACACAAGTGGGAGCTTTAATGTAGTGCATTCGGTTAAGCCTAAATTAACACAAAAGAAAATCCACAATGCGCTGCCTATAATACAATATTTAAAAAAAGACCCTAAAGTTCGTGGAGCGCTTCCACAAATAAAAACACAAATTTTCTATATGGCCGGGTCAATAGAGCTCGGTGGTAACCTAACAGGAATAAACCCCATTGATGAAGCCAGATTGTTCAACATGGGTGACTATATCATACAAGGCTCGGCAGAAGCACTGGAGACTACAGAAAACGGTATTTTACTCGGTATTGGTATTGCAAAAAAAATGTCGCTAAAAGTTGGTGACCGTGTACAAGTAAGCCCTATAAATGGCGGGGTTTTCCCTCTAAAAATAGTTGGGTTTTACCAAAGTGGCATAGCCGATTTAGATGCCATCCAAAGCTTTACAGACATCAAAACGGTACAACGTATTTTAGGCAAAGCTAATAATTATGTGACCGATATAAACGTAAAGCTATTTGATATTGAACAAGCGGTTCCGTTATCAAAAACAATTGAACAACAATTCAATTTAACGGCCATTGACATAAAAACGGCCAATGCCCAATTCGAAACGGGCACAACCATTAGAAATCTTATTACTTACGCCGTTTCAATAACCTTACTTATAGTAGCTGGTTTTGGCATTTATAATATTTTAAATATGCTCATTTATGAAAAAATGAATGATATAGCCATCTTGAAAGCCACAGGTTTTTCTGGAAAAGATGTTCAATATATCTTTATGAGCCAAGCTATGATTATTGGTTTTGTTGGTGGAGTTTTAGGCTTAATAATTGGCTTTATTTTAGTTAACATTATCGACCATATCCCTTTTAAAACTGAAGCCTTACCAACCGTTGAAACCTACCCCATAAATTTAAATCCAGTATTTTTTATTATTGGGTTTGCGTTTGCCATGCTTTCAACATTTTTGGCTGGCTACTTGCCTGCCAAAAAAGCAAAACGAATAGATCCTGTAAAAATAATAAGAGGCCAGTAG